Proteins encoded within one genomic window of Mesoaciditoga lauensis cd-1655R = DSM 25116:
- a CDS encoding sigma 54-interacting transcriptional regulator has protein sequence MKAFFVGDPLMNLGETLDYEVNFIDEIKAYPDENHFLSDISKFAHQHILIFVGKEHFSKAKKIRDFTISHGVMARIFLNEPGSSLRLKDNLIFLFDFENGGLKKFLKDVEKNISMLAGMSQFIRKLREELVFFSFSDSNIFLSGETGTGKSTVAQIMHKISHRRRNRFLELNCANVPEDLLESELFGHVKGAYTGAYATKEGLLEATNEGALLLDEIGEMPKHIQSKLLTVMDSGKFLPVGANKEVWVDVRIYAATNQDPKKRMRSDLYHRLSELKIDLIPLRDRKDDIPFLVDNFLKDFGYTIKYDDFPEEVKQAFLGHEYSGNVRELRNIVTRFVEFSESPETKEEIRYDPNAFAKTELTERFVESMTNLYMAQNEPLKDMMERLHARLESEIVKRVLKSCSWDKEEAAKKLSVSRRTIDNMIKRYHLDRREKFRR, from the coding sequence GTGAAAGCTTTTTTTGTAGGAGATCCTTTGATGAATCTCGGGGAAACGCTTGATTATGAAGTGAATTTCATAGATGAAATAAAGGCTTATCCAGATGAAAACCATTTTTTATCAGATATTTCTAAGTTTGCTCATCAGCATATACTCATTTTTGTTGGGAAGGAGCATTTTTCCAAGGCAAAAAAGATAAGAGATTTCACGATCTCTCATGGCGTGATGGCAAGAATATTTTTAAACGAACCTGGTTCCTCTTTACGTTTAAAGGATAACCTGATTTTTCTCTTCGATTTTGAAAACGGGGGATTGAAAAAATTCTTAAAGGATGTGGAAAAGAACATATCAATGCTTGCAGGAATGAGCCAATTCATACGAAAACTTAGAGAAGAGTTAGTCTTCTTTTCTTTCAGTGACTCAAATATTTTCTTATCCGGAGAAACCGGTACTGGTAAATCCACCGTGGCGCAGATCATGCACAAGATTTCTCACAGAAGGAGAAATAGATTTTTAGAGCTTAACTGTGCAAACGTTCCGGAAGACCTTCTTGAAAGTGAACTTTTTGGTCATGTTAAAGGCGCCTATACGGGTGCATATGCCACTAAAGAAGGATTGCTCGAAGCGACAAACGAAGGCGCTCTTTTGCTTGACGAAATAGGAGAAATGCCCAAGCACATTCAATCAAAACTTTTAACCGTTATGGACAGCGGGAAATTCTTACCCGTTGGGGCGAACAAAGAAGTTTGGGTGGATGTCAGGATCTACGCGGCAACAAATCAAGATCCCAAAAAACGAATGAGATCGGATCTATATCACAGGCTATCTGAATTAAAGATAGATCTTATTCCACTTCGTGACAGGAAGGACGACATTCCTTTCTTGGTTGATAACTTTTTAAAGGATTTCGGATACACCATAAAATATGACGATTTTCCAGAAGAAGTTAAACAGGCTTTTTTGGGCCATGAGTATTCAGGAAACGTTCGAGAATTGAGGAATATCGTCACGAGATTTGTGGAATTTTCAGAATCTCCAGAAACCAAGGAAGAGATCAGGTACGATCCAAACGCATTTGCAAAAACAGAACTCACAGAACGCTTTGTGGAATCCATGACAAATCTTTACATGGCTCAAAATGAGCCGCTAAAAGACATGATGGAAAGGCTTCATGCCCGGCTTGAAAGTGAAATTGTTAAAAGGGTCTTGAAGTCCTGTTCATGGGACAAAGAGGAAGCCGCCAAAAAGCTTTCCGTTAGCCGCAGGACGATAGACAACATGATAAAAAGATATCATCTGGATAGAAGGGAAAAATTTAGAAGGTAG
- a CDS encoding type II secretion system protein GspD: MRKTYILLMFLLIAVTLSFGQKLINESFFEMDLRQALNQIAYDTGETIIADDLVGGYVTMDLKDVTLERALDLLLLAGGFSWTKIDGVYYVSLATPDSDKFMYFSVTTEYHSKNYKSSDLVSLLPQYMRKYVNIAAGDPYALTISAPKELANKILSLIRQIDKPKRELNVEITVVEVNESIFKKWEREWGYSSTTGTSNSFSITGDWFKVNVLNYLGNFTGNFKLNHTSEELKILSESTIHMLDGAQSKLFSKTTRIYQYTEGNNTKYQSVEIGVETDILPMFMGEKVVLNISQTLSSAEESGASIPSSVKQGIQTSVIMDQNSRISVASIGFKTLASVESKIPLLGDIPLVGKLFTQLSYKDVQKRIVLFVALKGGDEQ; encoded by the coding sequence ATGAGAAAAACATATATTTTATTGATGTTTTTGCTCATAGCTGTAACTCTATCTTTCGGGCAAAAACTCATAAATGAATCTTTTTTTGAAATGGATTTGCGTCAAGCTCTTAACCAGATTGCGTACGATACGGGAGAAACGATCATAGCGGACGATCTGGTTGGCGGTTACGTTACGATGGATCTTAAAGATGTGACACTGGAGAGGGCGCTCGATCTTCTTTTGTTGGCCGGAGGCTTTTCATGGACAAAGATAGACGGTGTTTACTACGTGTCTTTGGCAACACCGGATAGCGATAAATTCATGTATTTTTCCGTTACCACAGAGTACCACTCCAAAAATTACAAATCTTCAGACCTGGTTTCGTTGTTACCTCAATACATGAGAAAGTACGTTAACATCGCAGCGGGTGATCCTTACGCTTTAACCATCAGTGCTCCTAAAGAGTTGGCCAACAAAATACTTTCTTTGATCAGGCAAATAGACAAACCCAAAAGAGAGTTGAACGTGGAGATTACCGTTGTTGAAGTTAACGAATCGATCTTCAAAAAATGGGAAAGAGAGTGGGGATATTCATCCACAACTGGGACATCCAATTCTTTTTCCATTACAGGGGATTGGTTCAAAGTAAACGTGTTGAACTATCTTGGAAATTTTACAGGCAATTTCAAATTGAATCACACGTCTGAAGAACTTAAAATCCTTTCCGAATCCACCATTCATATGTTGGATGGGGCTCAATCTAAACTTTTTTCAAAGACAACGAGAATTTACCAATATACAGAGGGAAATAACACAAAATATCAAAGTGTGGAGATAGGGGTAGAAACAGACATACTCCCGATGTTTATGGGAGAGAAAGTCGTACTTAACATTTCTCAAACGCTTTCTTCTGCGGAAGAGTCTGGAGCTAGTATTCCTTCAAGCGTAAAACAGGGGATACAGACATCGGTGATAATGGATCAAAACAGCAGGATCTCAGTTGCCTCCATAGGATTCAAAACCCTTGCAAGTGTGGAGTCTAAGATCCCCCTTCTTGGAGACATACCACTTGTTGGAAAACTTTTCACACAGCTAAGTTACAAGGATGTGCAAAAAAGAATTGTACTTTTTGTAGCTTTGAAGGGTGGTGATGAGCAATGA
- a CDS encoding MATE family efflux transporter gives MKKEKIFDYTSSSIPKSILRLAIPSMGASFLSSLYDLVDAFWVGHISSSAIAGVTLAMAIFWYGSIFNDLFGSASVVLISRRYGEKNYEGVKWVVGQTILAKSVLAMIFLTIVYLLNKELLILVGASGDVLSQGEKYLVWRSWVMPFSFSGYTLLTNFRATGDTYKLFWVQGISAVINMILDPILIYTFHMGVAGAALASDFSEIYLLIVGFIILNSKSSYLKMNPFRYLKPQWEIIKKMVSLGSPMTLDTLSENVAYSVVLRIASTYGTVLIAALGIANRVRSISFTLSFSMNMSASTMVGQNLGAKKKERALKSVKSSIFIGELLIASYVLIIFFFGKEISYFFTPHADIAAIGGILLKFFAINEIFFMISMVSWGVLIGGGLTKTVMFIGIISNWGVLVPLMTLFSSLHLSWIFLALSFVISSGVMASLSLFEIKKGKWLEKKV, from the coding sequence ATGAAAAAAGAAAAGATCTTTGATTACACTTCTTCATCCATTCCAAAATCCATTTTAAGACTTGCAATTCCCTCGATGGGTGCTTCTTTTCTTTCATCGTTGTACGATCTTGTTGATGCTTTTTGGGTAGGACATATAAGTTCCTCTGCCATTGCCGGTGTAACGTTGGCAATGGCTATTTTTTGGTATGGTTCTATTTTCAACGATCTTTTTGGTAGCGCTTCTGTGGTGTTGATATCCAGAAGATACGGTGAAAAGAATTATGAGGGCGTAAAGTGGGTGGTGGGGCAAACTATACTCGCCAAAAGCGTTTTGGCAATGATATTCTTAACCATTGTCTATTTGCTGAACAAGGAACTTCTTATTCTTGTGGGTGCCAGCGGAGATGTGCTTTCCCAAGGAGAAAAATATCTTGTGTGGAGATCATGGGTCATGCCTTTTTCTTTTTCGGGATACACGCTTCTCACAAATTTTCGTGCTACGGGAGACACCTACAAACTCTTTTGGGTACAGGGTATTTCCGCAGTTATCAACATGATACTAGATCCGATCCTCATATACACTTTTCATATGGGAGTTGCCGGAGCGGCATTGGCATCGGATTTTTCGGAGATATACCTTTTAATCGTCGGTTTCATTATATTGAATTCGAAAAGCAGTTATTTGAAAATGAATCCTTTCAGATATTTAAAGCCTCAATGGGAGATAATCAAAAAGATGGTAAGTCTTGGCTCTCCCATGACGTTAGACACCTTATCGGAAAACGTTGCATACAGCGTCGTTCTTAGGATAGCATCAACGTATGGAACGGTTCTTATAGCGGCATTGGGAATAGCAAACCGAGTAAGGAGCATATCGTTTACTTTGAGCTTTTCAATGAACATGTCCGCTTCGACAATGGTGGGCCAAAATCTTGGAGCGAAGAAAAAAGAAAGAGCTTTGAAAAGCGTTAAGAGCTCTATTTTCATAGGTGAGTTACTTATAGCAAGTTACGTTTTGATTATTTTCTTCTTTGGAAAAGAAATTTCTTATTTCTTTACCCCACATGCCGATATAGCAGCCATTGGAGGAATTCTCTTGAAGTTCTTCGCTATTAACGAGATATTCTTCATGATTTCAATGGTATCGTGGGGGGTGTTAATTGGAGGAGGATTGACAAAAACCGTCATGTTCATCGGGATCATTTCCAATTGGGGTGTCCTTGTTCCGTTGATGACTTTGTTCTCTTCCTTACATTTAAGCTGGATTTTCCTAGCTCTTTCTTTTGTCATCTCCAGCGGCGTGATGGCTTCACTTTCCCTTTTCGAAATAAAAAAGGGCAAATGGTTAGAGAAAAAGGTTTAA
- the ribF gene encoding riboflavin biosynthesis protein RibF has protein sequence MRSITIGVFDGVHLGHSYIAKKTVECAKLHHLTPTALIFAIPYKAMIAPQRFDGLITTADKRVKLLKALGIEEVIVKKLEDMVDLDPYDFIKMLVEDLNVKSIHVGHDFRFGKDALGDTKMLEMVSEKMKFSVNVIPKIVKDGNRVSSSLIRYELKRGRPEKASVYLGRHFCIEGEVFRERGLGSKLGFPTANLKRPDPLLIVPRYGVYLVRTEIEGENMYGLLNVGKRPTTDEKKRDITYEVHFIDKNDLNLAGKYLHLELLLFLREEKKFPSLSALKNAIFEDVKTAKAIIKDV, from the coding sequence TTGAGAAGCATTACCATAGGTGTTTTTGATGGCGTTCATCTTGGACATTCTTACATAGCTAAGAAAACCGTTGAATGCGCAAAGCTTCATCACCTTACACCCACCGCTTTGATCTTTGCCATTCCATACAAAGCGATGATAGCTCCCCAACGGTTTGACGGCCTCATAACAACGGCGGATAAAAGGGTAAAGTTGTTAAAAGCCCTTGGAATAGAAGAAGTTATAGTTAAAAAACTTGAAGACATGGTAGATCTTGACCCCTATGATTTCATAAAGATGCTTGTTGAAGATCTCAACGTGAAATCAATCCATGTGGGTCATGATTTTAGATTTGGGAAAGATGCCCTGGGAGATACCAAAATGCTGGAAATGGTTTCCGAAAAGATGAAGTTCAGCGTGAACGTTATTCCGAAAATCGTGAAAGACGGCAACCGAGTGAGTAGCAGCTTGATTAGATATGAATTGAAGAGAGGAAGACCCGAAAAGGCTTCCGTTTATTTGGGGAGACATTTTTGCATAGAAGGTGAAGTTTTCAGGGAAAGAGGACTTGGATCTAAATTGGGATTTCCAACCGCCAACCTGAAAAGGCCTGATCCCCTTCTAATCGTTCCAAGATATGGAGTTTATCTTGTTAGAACCGAAATAGAAGGTGAAAACATGTATGGGCTTTTGAACGTTGGGAAAAGGCCAACTACGGATGAGAAAAAAAGAGACATAACCTATGAAGTTCATTTCATAGATAAAAACGATCTCAACCTTGCCGGTAAATACCTACATTTGGAGCTTCTTTTGTTTTTGAGGGAAGAAAAGAAATTTCCTTCTCTTTCCGCTTTGAAAAATGCCATCTTTGAAGATGTAAAAACGGCTAAAGCTATCATCAAAGATGTATGA
- the truB gene encoding tRNA pseudouridine(55) synthase TruB, with the protein MKNGILKVNKPSGPTSHDVVNRVRKLASIKRVGHAGTLDPFARGLLLVGIGKGTRLLEYLLHQRKTYDVVMRLGVITDTFDKEGKVIEEHDVRASEEEIQEVMKSFIGEYDQVPPMYSSKKYKGVRLYELARQGKVINMPPKRVKIHSLRILRINFPDVHFIVEVSEGTYIRALCRDIGMKLGCGAIDQELERTSIGPFSLENAVDVYDVEEIDESKILSLEEVAEKFFPKVVVSKNAVERILNGQKAKVSDLISFETFEKGELVMVIDESGRLLSISMSERKSSFISTLKSQKRDEAILHPKKVFN; encoded by the coding sequence ATGAAAAACGGGATTCTGAAAGTAAATAAACCATCTGGTCCAACTTCACATGATGTGGTTAACCGCGTGAGAAAATTGGCATCTATCAAGCGGGTAGGCCATGCTGGTACGCTTGACCCTTTTGCACGAGGGCTGCTTCTTGTTGGCATAGGAAAAGGAACAAGACTCCTGGAGTACTTGCTTCATCAAAGAAAAACTTACGATGTTGTGATGAGATTGGGAGTTATCACCGACACCTTTGATAAAGAAGGAAAGGTAATAGAAGAACACGATGTAAGAGCAAGTGAAGAAGAAATCCAGGAGGTAATGAAATCTTTTATAGGTGAGTACGATCAAGTCCCGCCTATGTACTCATCTAAAAAATACAAAGGCGTTAGGCTTTATGAACTGGCAAGACAGGGAAAGGTTATAAACATGCCTCCAAAAAGAGTGAAAATTCACTCTTTGAGGATATTGAGAATAAACTTTCCCGACGTGCATTTCATCGTGGAAGTTTCCGAAGGAACGTACATAAGGGCACTTTGTAGAGATATAGGCATGAAGTTAGGGTGTGGTGCGATAGATCAGGAGCTTGAAAGAACTTCTATAGGGCCTTTTTCTCTGGAAAATGCGGTAGATGTCTATGATGTAGAAGAGATAGATGAAAGTAAGATCTTATCGTTAGAGGAAGTAGCGGAGAAATTCTTCCCTAAAGTGGTTGTATCCAAAAACGCAGTTGAAAGAATTTTAAACGGGCAAAAGGCAAAAGTAAGCGATCTGATCAGTTTTGAAACTTTTGAAAAAGGTGAACTTGTAATGGTGATAGATGAAAGCGGAAGACTTTTATCCATATCGATGAGTGAGAGAAAATCTTCTTTCATTTCAACGTTAAAATCCCAAAAAAGAGACGAAGCAATTTTGCATCCGAAGAAGGTGTTCAATTGA
- the rbfA gene encoding 30S ribosome-binding factor RbfA has translation MGMYRREMMESEIMQVLSTAVRNMKDPRLEGIVSVTRVELSKDLRYAKVYISVFENDEEKRKEVFNVIEKAKGYLKTQVAKNIRTFKAPEITLIDDRGIENAFEMEKLFKKIKKDEKRDSESK, from the coding sequence ATGGGCATGTACAGAAGAGAAATGATGGAATCGGAGATCATGCAAGTGCTCTCTACGGCTGTTAGAAATATGAAAGATCCGCGTTTGGAAGGAATAGTGTCGGTTACGAGGGTGGAGCTTTCAAAAGATCTGAGATATGCGAAGGTTTATATAAGCGTTTTTGAAAATGATGAAGAAAAAAGAAAAGAAGTGTTTAACGTCATAGAGAAAGCCAAAGGGTATCTTAAAACACAAGTTGCCAAAAACATAAGGACGTTTAAAGCACCAGAAATTACCCTTATCGACGACAGAGGGATTGAAAACGCTTTCGAAATGGAAAAACTGTTCAAGAAGATAAAAAAAGATGAAAAACGGGATTCTGAAAGTAAATAA
- a CDS encoding MFS transporter, which translates to MRYSIDEAVEKFVPLKTQRMVLTIGSLGWGTVAAGVMVMGFTIPSISKFYALSVYQVSWFASMTFMGMLIGAFLSGYISDFIGRSKVAFIALILASLFNFFTAFKMNYSMLLTIRFLAGLGLGGLLPAVNTIVTEFSSVKRRGRYLVLLESSWAWGSIAIGTIAVIVKNWKVDYLSFSVGLIFALLFLIIPETPRYLIQKGKVSALKERAKKIGISIPSDADFEVNVMPKEPFSSLFRRGYTSTTLMVWFLWFSLSFSYYGFFIWLPKMVGKMAGTSLTSSLFFLFAMMIAQLPGYYTGAYLVEKIGRKKTLFYSLIGTALFSILFAFGRNDAFLLTFGIFMTFFCMSAWGSTYAYTPELYPTAFRGSANGSSGAMARIAGIIAPLYTSFMIEKNSVQLAIITFGSFLVTSAVWIVLAGKETRNSKID; encoded by the coding sequence ATGAGATACTCAATTGATGAGGCTGTTGAAAAATTCGTGCCACTCAAAACTCAAAGAATGGTTTTAACTATAGGTTCTCTTGGATGGGGAACGGTGGCAGCTGGGGTTATGGTAATGGGTTTTACAATTCCATCCATTTCGAAATTTTACGCTTTAAGTGTTTATCAGGTTTCCTGGTTTGCCTCAATGACGTTTATGGGCATGCTAATAGGGGCGTTCTTATCTGGTTACATTTCGGATTTTATAGGAAGAAGCAAAGTTGCATTTATCGCGTTGATCCTCGCGAGTTTATTCAATTTTTTCACTGCTTTCAAGATGAACTATTCAATGCTTCTAACTATCAGATTTTTAGCAGGGTTAGGATTGGGCGGATTGTTGCCAGCTGTGAACACAATTGTGACTGAATTTTCTTCTGTTAAAAGAAGAGGAAGATATCTTGTTTTGCTTGAATCAAGTTGGGCATGGGGATCGATAGCCATCGGGACGATAGCTGTCATCGTGAAAAATTGGAAAGTGGATTATCTTTCCTTTTCAGTGGGTTTGATTTTTGCCCTCTTATTTTTGATAATACCCGAAACTCCGAGATATCTCATACAAAAAGGAAAAGTATCTGCGTTGAAAGAGAGAGCAAAAAAAATTGGCATATCGATTCCGTCAGATGCGGATTTTGAAGTGAATGTGATGCCCAAAGAACCCTTTTCAAGTTTATTTAGAAGAGGATATACTTCTACCACACTTATGGTATGGTTTTTGTGGTTTAGCCTTTCATTTTCATATTACGGCTTTTTCATATGGCTTCCCAAAATGGTCGGGAAAATGGCCGGAACCTCTCTTACATCTTCTCTTTTCTTTCTTTTTGCGATGATGATAGCACAGCTTCCTGGTTATTACACAGGTGCTTACTTAGTGGAGAAGATAGGAAGAAAGAAGACTTTGTTTTACTCTTTGATCGGCACGGCCCTTTTCTCCATACTTTTTGCGTTTGGAAGAAACGATGCCTTTTTGCTAACATTTGGGATATTCATGACGTTTTTTTGTATGAGTGCATGGGGAAGCACTTACGCATACACACCCGAACTTTATCCCACAGCTTTTAGGGGAAGCGCAAATGGTTCTTCTGGGGCCATGGCACGAATAGCCGGAATAATTGCTCCACTTTACACATCTTTCATGATAGAAAAAAATTCTGTGCAACTTGCCATAATAACGTTTGGGAGTTTTTTGGTAACTTCGGCTGTATGGATCGTTTTAGCGGGAAAAGAAACGCGAAATTCGAAGATAGATTAA
- a CDS encoding PadR family transcriptional regulator, whose protein sequence is MRRRRGQGLGRGRNIGSGRWLEGYILLLLMKNPSHGYDLTHSMMDFDVEFSGIGQMGTLYRILRQMEEDGLVTSKWYTEGKGAARRIYQITSLGKDYLKDYIDQLKSMKEQIDEFISFYEKYST, encoded by the coding sequence ATGCGAAGAAGAAGAGGCCAAGGATTGGGAAGAGGTAGAAACATAGGATCTGGTAGATGGTTGGAAGGGTATATCTTACTTCTGTTGATGAAAAATCCTTCTCATGGCTACGATTTAACCCATTCTATGATGGACTTCGACGTGGAGTTCTCCGGCATAGGCCAAATGGGAACACTTTACAGGATTTTAAGGCAAATGGAAGAAGATGGGCTTGTAACTTCGAAATGGTACACTGAAGGCAAAGGAGCGGCCCGGCGGATCTACCAAATAACATCTTTAGGAAAAGACTACTTAAAAGACTACATCGATCAATTGAAAAGTATGAAAGAACAAATAGATGAATTCATTTCATTTTACGAAAAATATTCAACTTGA
- a CDS encoding sensor histidine kinase yields MKHELESKYEEAIRSRENMKTIIQNINDGIIILDRNGRVLMDNSAARELFGIKEETEGKKLVELIDNYDLLDFADKNLKSFTRDSEEITILYPQKRYIKCDAIAVTLSEDEEVLIILMKDVTKERELDTMRREFISNVSHELKTPLTSIHGYAETLLDDDFSDVEMAKHFLSIIEAESARMSRLISDLLDLQKMEEGKTTFSFEEVSIAEVVNYVARIVKPLSESLGVDVSVSCDTEAMVKGDFDRLVQAILNLTDNAIKYTSQKEKGEKHVYLSCEVKDGECTLSIKDTGPGIPSNAIPRLFDRFYRVDKARSRKVGGTGLGLSIVKMIVDKHNGRIDISSEEGKGTEFKIHLPILEE; encoded by the coding sequence ATGAAGCACGAGCTGGAAAGTAAATATGAGGAAGCCATTCGCAGCCGTGAAAACATGAAGACCATAATTCAAAACATCAACGATGGAATAATCATCCTTGATCGCAATGGAAGGGTCTTGATGGACAATTCGGCGGCGAGGGAATTGTTTGGAATAAAAGAAGAAACTGAAGGAAAAAAGCTCGTTGAATTGATCGATAACTACGATCTTTTGGATTTCGCAGATAAAAATTTAAAATCCTTTACAAGAGATTCAGAAGAAATAACGATTCTTTATCCTCAGAAAAGATATATAAAATGCGATGCAATCGCTGTAACGCTTTCAGAAGATGAAGAAGTGCTCATAATATTGATGAAGGACGTTACGAAGGAAAGAGAATTAGATACCATGCGGAGAGAGTTCATTTCCAACGTTTCACATGAGCTTAAGACTCCTTTGACTTCCATTCATGGTTACGCTGAAACGTTGCTCGATGATGATTTCAGCGATGTGGAAATGGCCAAGCACTTCTTGAGCATAATAGAGGCTGAATCCGCAAGAATGAGCCGTTTGATAAGTGACCTTCTCGATCTTCAGAAAATGGAAGAAGGTAAAACCACTTTTAGTTTTGAGGAAGTGAGCATAGCGGAAGTTGTAAATTATGTGGCCAGAATCGTAAAACCACTATCAGAGAGTTTGGGCGTGGATGTAAGCGTTTCATGTGATACGGAAGCGATGGTAAAAGGCGATTTCGATAGGCTGGTACAAGCGATACTGAATTTGACGGATAACGCCATCAAGTACACTTCTCAGAAGGAAAAAGGAGAAAAACACGTTTATCTTTCTTGTGAGGTAAAGGATGGAGAGTGTACGCTCAGTATAAAAGATACGGGGCCTGGAATTCCTTCTAACGCCATTCCAAGGTTATTTGATAGATTTTACAGAGTCGATAAAGCCAGATCAAGAAAGGTCGGTGGCACAGGGTTGGGTCTCTCAATAGTTAAAATGATAGTAGACAAGCACAACGGAAGAATAGATATTTCTAGTGAAGAAGGAAAAGGAACGGAATTCAAAATCCATCTTCCAATTCTTGAGGAGTGA
- a CDS encoding response regulator transcription factor, which translates to MAKKRILVVDDEPSIVELVSYNLKKEGYDVLKAYDAEKALEMINESDIDLFIIDVMLPGMDGFELVRTLRSGDKNRDKPVIFLTAKGEEFDRVLGLELGADDYITKPFSVRELLARIKAIFRRTDQTLKKSEEKPKKITAKDLDIDLEKYEVKVRGELVNLTPLEFDLLRFLAENKGKVFSRDVLLDTLWGYDYYGDTRTVDVHIRRLRTKIEEDPSNPKYIITVRGKGYKFKDPGSEE; encoded by the coding sequence ATGGCGAAAAAGAGAATACTGGTTGTTGACGATGAACCTTCAATAGTGGAACTTGTCAGCTACAACTTAAAAAAGGAAGGATATGATGTCTTAAAAGCTTACGATGCTGAAAAGGCTCTTGAGATGATAAACGAAAGTGACATAGACCTTTTCATAATCGATGTTATGCTTCCAGGAATGGATGGATTCGAACTCGTCAGAACGCTGAGGAGTGGCGACAAAAACAGGGATAAACCTGTTATATTCCTCACCGCAAAAGGTGAAGAATTTGATAGAGTTCTGGGGCTCGAATTGGGAGCTGACGACTACATCACAAAGCCTTTTAGCGTTAGAGAACTTCTGGCAAGAATAAAGGCAATCTTCAGGAGAACAGATCAAACGCTGAAAAAGAGCGAAGAAAAACCAAAGAAGATAACCGCCAAAGATTTGGATATCGATCTGGAAAAGTACGAAGTTAAGGTAAGAGGAGAATTGGTTAACTTAACGCCTCTTGAATTCGATCTTTTAAGATTTTTGGCGGAGAACAAAGGAAAGGTTTTCAGCAGAGACGTACTCTTGGATACTTTGTGGGGATATGACTACTACGGAGACACGAGAACCGTGGACGTGCACATAAGAAGACTGAGAACAAAAATAGAAGAAGATCCTTCAAACCCCAAATACATCATAACCGTTAGAGGGAAAGGATACAAATTCAAAGATCCTGGCAGTGAGGAGTGA